Within the uncultured Draconibacterium sp. genome, the region AATCGCTTGATTTTTCGATTTCGTGAAACACCTGTTTTAGTGTTACATCATTCAGTTGCATCGAAAACTTTGCTGTTTGTGAATAAGAGTTTGCTGATGCGGCAAAAAAGGTAGTGAGTATTAGGATAGTTGCTAGCCTCATAATAAGGAATGTTTTTTTGACATGCCGTGATTGCACAGCAATGCCATTTTTACAAATTTTATTCATAAATTTAAAGCGTTTAATTAATGATGTTAATTAATTATTCTCTTGAACCGGCAGGTGGTGCGAACACTTTCCGGTTCATCATTTTTGCTAGGTGGTTCTACTTGGTTTTTACATAGGCAGGATAGTTTTAATATGGTTTTACAATAAAATAATCTCCATTTTGTTGTTTACCCCAGTCAATGGGAACAAAGGATTGAATAACATCCAGTACTTCTGAAATATCACCTTTCAGATCTAGTTTCCCGGATATTTTATAAGTACCGATCAGAGGATCTTTTATATGGATTCGTTTGTTGTAATATCTTTCCAGCCGCCTTACAACACGACTTAAGTCCAATTTATCGCAGTCAAACATTCCTTCTTTCCACGAAGTATAAGTGTCCACATCAACATTGTTGATATAGTTTACGCCACTTTCTTTATCGAGATAAAACATTTGATTTGGCACCAGCACCATTTTGTTTTTACCCGACATCAAGCCAGTGCTTTTTGTTTCAATACTTACAGAACCGGTTACCAATATAGTTTGGAACATTTTGTCATCAGGATAGGCCAACACATCAAAACTTGTTCCCAACACTTCTATGTCAGCATGTTCGGTACGTACAACAAAAGGTTTCTTTGTATTGTGCACAACATTAAAATAGGCTTCACCGATAAGCAAAACTTCGCGTTGCCGTTCTTTAAATACCGACGGATAAACCAGTTGACTGCCAGCATTTAACCAAACTCGGGTACCATCAGAAAGTGTTAATTGTGAGCTTTTCCCGTAAGGAATAACTACCCGGTTTATAGTTGGTTCTTCTTCTTTTTTTAATTGCTGAATAGTATCATTATCAATAATAACCTGTTCTCCGGTGGCATCATATTTTATCTCCGAATCTTTCGAATTTAAGGGTATTGATTTACCATCCGACAGGATAATCTGGGCTTCATTAAAGTTTAGCGGATCATTTTCTGCAATAGTAAATTCTGTTTTTCCGGTTGAGTTATTATAGAAATAATAGCTTAGGGCACCTGTCGCAAAAACGAGCAGAAAAACTGCTGCATATTTCAAAACGGTCAATACTCCTACTTTTTTCTCAACCTGTTGATGCTTTATATCATTCCATATGGCAAATACTTCATCAAGAGAGAGCTCTTCGTGTGTAAATCGAAAGTGATTGAATATTTCAATTGCCTCTGCAATTTCACCTTTTTTTTCAGGATGCTCCTCTACAAAAGCTTCCCAGTACATTTCTGCGTTTGTATTCGATTTCAACAACCATTGTATAAACGAATCGTCGTTTAGAAAATCAATAGAGCTATAGTATTTGTATTTATTCATTACAGTATTTGCCGTTTCACACTACAAGCTTTAATCGCTCGCTTTTGAGAGTTAAAACTCTTCGCGTTGATTGTTTCAACTACAATTATAAGACAGCAGCAATTAAAGTGTAGATACTTTTTCTGTACGAATTTACATGTTGCACAACACAAACACTGAAACTTACGATGTTTGAGCAAACAAGAAATAGATAAAATTGGAAATACGTTTCTTGTCGCTCCTTATCACATTTCTGATTTTTTTTACGGCGCGGCTAATTAACGATCGTGACGATTGTTCTTCCAGGTGAAGTACTTCGGCAATCTCTTTATGGCTTAATCCAAAATAAAAACGTAAATACAAGGCTTCCTTCTGTCTACTTGTCAGCGATTCAACAGCCGACCGAACAGCCAAAGTTTTTTTCGAATAATTATCATGCTCAAAAGCCTGCGTATCCAACTTTTCAAAACCGATCTCAAAACGATAGTCGCCACGTTCCATCACCTGCTCGAACTTATTTGAACGCACTGATTCACGAACTATTTTTCGCTTTAACGAAGTGAACAAATAGGCCTTTACGTTGTCGGTTTCTGTAAGTTTTGTGCGGGATTGAATAAGTGTAACAAACAGGTCTTGAATACAGTCTTTCACCAATGATTTATCAACACTAAATTTGCAGCCAAATGCATACAGTTCATTCACATTGGCAAGGTATATTTTAGAAATAGCAACCTGATCTCCACCGAGAAACTCTTTCCAAAGAGTGCAATCTTCATCGTGACTAAGAGACATTTAAGAATACAATTAGTTGGTTAGTTCATCACAAATGTATGAGTTTTCGAAGGTAAAAAAAAGCGAATAACCTATTTACATAAAACCGTTGTCTCAATTACATGTAATTGTATCGAAAGTTAGGAATGAGGATTTTATCAGATTATTCTATCTTAATCTGTACTTTGTTTTTATCTCAATACTTTCCACCTCATCCAACGATTTCATATACCCTTTCCACCCCAGGCACCAGTTAATATGCCAACGCCAAAAGCGACCGATAAACGATTCTGGTTTTTCATCGTACCTGGCACAAAGTTTACAATCTGCGCAACTTGATTCAGCCATGGCAGTTCGGTTTTAATGATTATTGATTGTTTTTCCCTTTTTACGAATGATCTTCTAACAGTTTCAAAATTTCATCAACTTTTTCATCCATTGGCAGGTGCCCTTTAATCCAGTGAATTTTTGTCCCCCGTTTTTCCATTCCTCTGAACCAGGTCATCTGGCGCTTGGCAAACTGATGAATGGCAATTTCCAGTTTGCTGAACATTTCATCAAAACTCAATTCGCCAATTAAATGCAGCGTCAAAAACTTATATTCCAATCCGTAGTAAATCAGTTGCTCGGGTGTTAATCCGGAATCCAGAAGTTTTTGTACCTCATTCAACATGCCTTCATCCAAACGCTGTTTTAAGCGGGTTGTAATTCGCTGGCGACGCATTTCGCGATCGAAATCAATACCCACATTCAGGCTGTTTATTTCAGGCATTTCCGAATCTTCCTGCGGATGTTCGCGATAATAATGTTCTATTTCTATCGCACGAACAGCACGACGATCGGTTTCCACATCGGTTTCGTTGTGCAATTCCGGTTTTAACTCTTTTAGAATTTCGGTGAGTTCCTCCAGCGATTTTCCTTCCAGTTTTTTTCGCAATTCTTTATTTGGCGGAACTTCAATTAACCGGTAATTTCGTAAGATGGCTTCAAGGTATAAACCACTGCCTCCGCACAACACTGGAAATTTTCCGCGCGACTGTATCTCGTTGAAAACTTCAATAAAATCAGCCTGAAAACGATACACATTGTAATGCGCTCCGGCATCCTCAATATCCACCAAATGCGACGGTACTTCCACACCATCAACAAAATAATCCTCGTAATCTTTACCCGTTCCCAAATCCATTCCGCGGTATACCTGGCGCGAATCGGCCGATATAACTTCTCCGTTTAACTGTGCGGCCAAATGTGCAGCCAACCCTGTTTTTCCAGTTGCTGTTGGGCCAAGTATTGTAACTAAATTGGTTTTCAAAATTCCGTAGTTTTAGCTACAAAATAACAAAATATAAGTGGCTTATCCATTCCTTAATTACTTTTTAAATTTTTTAATAAATAGTTTTTCTTTTTATAAATTATTATCAAATTGCTGTAACTTCGAAGCCATTTCATACCGAAGTTGTTTAAGGTTAAATTGAAATTCCGAGAGGGACATATTGCATTTAGAGGCAAAGCTCCATTTTTCTTGCATAGCCATAGCTACGCAAGAAAAATTAGCTGAAGCCCAATGAATGTTAGATGTTACTCGCAGGTTTTCTAATTTAGCGTTATACAACTTCAATAAAAGTAAGCGGATGATTAAAGAAGCATGTGTTGAATCGTTTTTAGAAGCCAAACTGGCGCAAGACAGAGGAGCAACCCGAATTGAGTTGTGTTCCGACCTGGCAAATGACGGATTAACCCCGGATTTTGAAATACTAAAAAAAGCCTGCTCAGAATTGGATATTACAGTAATGGTCATGGCTCGTCCGCGTGCCGGCAATTTTGTGTATTCGTCCGATGAAATTGAAGCAATGAAAATAGCCATCGAGCAGGCAAAAGAAGCTGGTGCTACGGGTGTTGTTTTCGGCTTGTTAACGCCCGATAATAAAATCGATGAAGCAAACACCCGTCTGCTGGCCGAATATGCCGCTCCACTTCCTGTAACTTTCCATAAAGCTATCGACGAAATGGAGAATCCTGTTGAAGGCGTACGTGTTTTAAAAACCATTCCGAATATAAAACGAATTCTTAGCTCGGGCGGAAAAGCTACGGCACTTGAAGGACAGGAAGTGATCCGCAAAATGATTACCGAAGCTGAAGGGAAAATTACCATCCTGGTTGCCGGAAAAGTAACCAACGAAAACGTTAGCGAAATTCAGCAAATTACAGGAACCACCGAACTACACGGTCGCAAAATTGTAGGCGATCTCACTTCAGAAGAATAAATAAAATAACTACTACGATGAAAAAATTATTGGTGTTAATACCGGTATTTCTGGCATTTATGGTAAATGCGCAGTTAGAACATGAAATGACAGACTACGTGTGGCCAACCGACCAGGCTGTTTTGGATAAGCTGGAAGACTGGCAGGATTTAAAATTTGGATTGCTGATGCACTGGGGCGCTTACAGCCAGTGGGGAGTTGTGGAATCGTGGTCGATTTGTCCCGAAGATTACGGCTGGTGCGAACGCAAAAAAGGCAGTAACCCTGACGATTATTTTACCTACAAAAAAGAGTACGAAAATCTGAAATTGTCATTCAATCCAACCGGTTTCGATCCTGACAAATGGGCCAAAGCGGCTGCCGATGCCGGTATGAAATACCTGGTTTTTACCACTAAACACCACGATGGTTTTTGTATGTTCGACTCGAAATACACCGACTACAAGGTAACCAGCCCCGAAAGTCCATTTAGCACCAATCCAAAAGCTAATATAACAAAAGAGGTTTTTGATGCTTTCCGTGCAGAAGGATTATGGGCAGGTGCTTATTTCTCGAAACCCGACTGGAACAGCCCTTATTACTGGGATCCGAAATTTCCGCCAATGGATAGAAATGTAAATTACGACCCGGAAGCACATCCTGAAAAATGGGAAAAATTTGTTCAGTTCACACAAAACCAGATTATGGAGTTGATGAGTGATTATGGCAAAATTGATATCCTTTGGCTTGACGGCGGCTGGGTTTCAAAAAAATCGCCCGAACAAGTAAAAGATTATTACACCCACGTGGCTGAGAATTCAACCTCTGGCTTTCCAATTTCACGTGCTGTAAATCAGGATATCCGCATGGACGAAATTGCTGCCAAAGCGCGCGAAAAGCAACCAGGTTTAATTGTTGTTGACCGTGCAGTAAAAGGCCCCAACCAAAACTACCTGACACCTGAAAACAAAGTACCGGAAACACAATTGCCATACCCTTGGGAAAGCTGTATTATCGCAGGTGGTGGCTGGTCGTGGGTGCCGGACGCAACATTTATGTCGCCCAAAGAAGCTATCCACATGCTGATTGACATTGTAGCAAAAGGAGGAAACTTACTGTATAATATTGCTCCCGGCCCCGATGGCAAATGGCCTGCCGACGCTTACAAATTATTGGAAGCGATGGGTAAATGGATTGATGTAAACGGCGAAGCCATTTACTCAACACGCGCCATTGCTCCATACAAAACCGACAATATTTGTCTGAGCCAGCAAAAAGATACAAAAGCAGTTTATGCGCTTTATCTTGAACAAGAAGACGGCAGCGGACTTCCTGCATCGTTTACCGTTAAAGGAATTAAAGCGGCTAAAAATGCCAAACTTACGCTGCTGGGTGCCAAAGGCAACCTAAAATGGCAAAACTCCAACGAAGGGATAAAAGTTACCATCCCTTCCAGCATCAGAAAAAATCTGCCTTGCGATTTAGCCTGGGCGGTAAAAATATCGGCAATAGAATAACCAACTCCTTTTCCTAAGTTTTGAACTCTGGGAAAACTATTTGATAAAAAGACCTTCATGGTTTCGAAAACCTTGAAGGTCTTTTCTTTTCCCCCACATTTTTCAGCAAAACCCAAACAGAATACAAATCAAATTCCACGGAAATAGAATTAACCGTCCGGAAACGAGAAAAACGAGACGGAAATGAAATTTACGGCGTCGTGAGGCATTTCCGGCTGGTATTTTGCATTTCCGTGTGGAACGGAGGCATTTCCGTGTGGTACAGAGGCATTTCTGTGTGGTTTTTTCCATTTCCGGGCGGTATAATCCTGTTTCTGCCCGGTTTTTCGTATTTCCGAACGGTAGATTGGAAATACGAAAAACCTTTAAGGTTTAAAACAGTTTATTCATTTTATCCTAACATTAATAATCCTTATTAAAACATGCTCTACAACATACTTCCTGAAAAATTACTCTATTTTCGCGCGCTTTAATTGTAAAAACAATTAAACGAATAGTCTTTTTGAATTTTTATTAATAACCCCCCGGAACGAGACTTCAGGAGCATGCACAAGCATTTCCTCCAACCAGCCAAAGTGCTGGGGTCTCCCACCTTCCGGGTTTTCCACAACAGAAAACAAGTAGAACAAATGAAGTTTGAATTTAAATTTATAGATAAAAAGCAGGGAAGCATAAAAGACGATATCCTTTCGGGATTAACCGTGGCGCTGGCCCTGGTACCCGAAGCGGTGGCTTTTAGTTTTGTCGCAGGTGTGTCGCCAATTGTTGGCTTGTACGGTGCTTTTATGATGGGACTGATCACCTCCATTTTTGGAGGCCGCCCCGGAATGATTTCCGGCGCCACAGGAGCCATGGCCGTTGTAATGGTTAGCCTGGTACAACAAGGAAACGCTATGGGCGACGGACAAGGGTTACAGTACTTGTTCGCCACTCTCGTTCTGGCCGGAACGATACAGGCACTTTTTGGTGTTTTTAAACTTGGAAAGTTTATTCGTTTGGTGCCACACTCAGTTATGATGGGTTTTGTAAACGGACTTGCCATTGTTATTTTCCTTTCGCAACTGAATATGTTTAAAACCGGCGGCGAATGGCTAAGAGGAACGCCGTTATACATCATGCTCGGTTTGGTTGGCCTAACTATGGCAATCATGTATTTTCTGCCAAAATTAAGTAAAGCCATACCGGCGGCGCTGGTTGGAATTTTAGTGGTTACAGCGGTTGTAATCTTCGGAAATATCGAAACAGAAACTGTTCGCAGTTTTATCCAAAGTGGTGGTGGTGACAGTATTAAAGCCGGTCTGCCAACTTTTAATGTACCAATCATTCCTTTCAATCTTGAAACTTTAAAATTGATTTTCCCATTTGCCTTGATACTTGCAGCTGTTGGATTGATAGAATCGTTGATGACGCTGAACCTGGTTGACGAGCTAACCGAAACCCGTGGTAGCGGAAACCGCGAAGCTGCGGCGCAAGGGTTGGCCAACATTGTTAACGGATTTTTTGGTGGAATGGGCGGCTGTGCCATGATCGGGCAAAGTATTATCAATATAAAATCGGGTGGCCGCGGCCGCTTGTCGGGTATTGTTGCAGCCGTAATGTTGCTTGTTTTTATTCTGTTCGCCTCATCGTATATCGAAATGATTCCGATTGCAGCGCTTGTTGGCGTAATGTTTATGGTGGTAATCGGCACCTTTGCCTGGAGTACTTTCAAAATCATTAATAAAATCCCGGTTTCCGATCTTATCGTAATTATTCTGGTTACCGGACTTACGGTGGCATTCGATCTTGCCATAGCAGTTTTGGCAGGTGTTGTTGTTTCGGCACTGGTATTTTCATGGGAAAATGCAAAACGTATTCGTGCACGTAAAAGTGTTGACAAACATGGTATTAAACACTACGAAATTTTTGGGCCCCTGTTTTTTGGGTCCACTGCACTTTTTCAAAGTAAGTTTGATGTGCAAAACGATCCGAATGAAGTGATCGTTGACTTTAAAGAGTCGCGTATTGCAGATCAGTCGGCCATAGAAGCGATTAACAAACTGGCCGAACGTTACCAAAAAGCAGGCAAAACAATTCACCTGCGCCATTTAAGTCGCGATTGTATTAAGCTGGTGAAAAAAGCAGAAGCGATTTGCGATGTGAATGTGGTGGAAGATCCAAACTATTTTGTGGCCATTGACCACTACAACACCTTAATGAAGTTACAGGCTAAACTAAATAAAAATGCAACCTCTTAAATCAATTCTTGTCTTTACAGTTAGAAAAGCTTTTACGGATTAGCTTTGAAAGCGGCCTGAAACAATAACAATGTTCATCTTTCAGTTTTAGGCTGCTTTTTTGTTGTACTATTTAGAACGCTGACGACGCAGATTTTTCTGATGCTCACAGATTCTTAAAGGATGATAGAAATGTTTTTCTAAAAAATATCCAGCGAAATTCTGCTAAATCAGTGTTATCTGCGTTCCATTTTCTTTCGCTTTTGAAAATGTTTTGAGTCGCCCCAATCTCCGTATCCAATTTCTGAACCGGACATGTGAATTCGTGCTTCCAGACAATTGCGGCACAATTCGGCATCCTCATCCAGGCATGGTTTATCCTCGTATAGTTGATACTCTTCGCGATATGCGGTTGGCGTTAAATTTGGCATAATTACGTTGGCGCCAATGGCAAGCGCTTTTTCACGCCCTGCCGGATCAATCGCCTGAAGTGCGGTGGCAGCAGCAATATTTATATCGGGCATTAACAAACGCAAAACAGCAATCATATTCAGCGCCAGATCAAAACGTTCCTGCTTTGTTTTCAGTAGATGCCGGTGTTCATATAAGGGCGTATCTTCGTGCTCAATGTATGGTCCCATTCCACACATGTCGATATCGAGTTTTTTGAAAAACAAAAGATCGTCGGCAAGGTGCTCGTAGGTTTGAAAAGGCAGGCCGATCATCACCCCGGTACCAACCTGGTAACCGGCTGTTTTTAAGCTTTCAAGCGATTCAATTCTCCATTCAAACGAATGTATATCATTTTCAGGATGGATCTTATAGTAAAGCTCGCGTGTTGATGATTCAATGCGCAACAAATAACGGTGTGCCCCACTTTCGAACCAGCGACGATAAGTATCCAAAGTTTGCTCGCCACAACTAAGTGTAATTCCCAACTCACCATTCGAAATCTGCTTGATTTTTTTTAGCAAACCATCAACACGTTTTATAAATGCCGGCGACGATAATTCGCCTGATTGTAACACCACCGAGGCAAAACGATTCTCCCAGGCAAAACGGCACGATTCCAAAATCTCGTCATCGCTCACATCGTAGCGAATAACTTTGTCGTTTCCTTTTCGAATTCCACAATACAAACAGTCTTTGGCGCAGATATTCGAAAACTCCACTAAACCACGGAAGTATACTTTATTTCCGGTTTCCTTTACCCTCACTTCTTGCGCACGTTTTAACAACGCAGTCCGCTCTTCGCCTGTAGTCTTTAGTAATTGTATGATTTCCTGTCTATCCAAAATCAAGCATTTTGAACCACAAAAATATGCTTTTCTACGCAATAAAGCTTAATAACGAAATGGTATGTTATGTTTTAGAACTACGTTGCATAACATAAGCACTTTGCAACATTTCTCATGTTCGGAAATTGAAATTAAAATTACTTTTGTAGCATCATCCTGCGGGAAGGCCACGGCTGACTTTAGGGAAAACGATAAAGGATCATTGATTAACGATGAAGGATTAATCACTTATCTGCTTTCCCTGTATTTCCCGTAGAATTTAATTGTAAAACCAAGTTGATGTTTGTTGACTGAAAACTTCTGTCTTCCAACTACCGACTTCTAACTTTTTAAAATGAAACGATTAGGTTTTGTGGGCATAATAATCGAAAACCGCGAAAAATCTTCGGGGAATGTCAACCAGGTTTTAAGCCAGTACTCTGAGCTTATTCTGGCACGCACCGGCCTGCCCAATGCAAAAGAAAACTATTCCGTTATCACACTGGTAATTGATGCCACAACCGACGAGTTGGGCAAATTAACCGGAATGCTGGGAAACATTCCCGGAGTAGCTGTAAAATCAGGACTTGCAAAAAAATAGAAGAATAAAAACCGATCTTTTAACTCAAAAAAATATGTACAACGTACCTGCCGATTTTATCAACGAAGCCAAAATTTGGGAAACACTGGAGCAAAACAAAAATCCTGAACCGGCACAAATTAAAGACGTACTGGCAAAAGCTGCCGAAATGAAAGGTTTAAACCTTGCCGATGTTGCAGTTCTTGCTGCCATCAACGATCCGGAAATGATGGCCGAGTTGTTTAACACGGCAAATACCGTAAAAGAAACAATTTACGGAAAAAGACTGGTGCTGTTTGCGCCGCTATATGTTTCAAATTTGTGCAAAAACGAATGCTTGTATTGCGCATTCAGAGCCAGTAATAAAGGAATTGTTCGCCATGCTTTGTCGCAGGAAGAAATTGCAAAAGAAGTTGAAATACTAATCAATCAAGGACACAAAAGAGTTTTGTTGGTTGCCGGAGAATCCTATCCTGACCAGGATGGTTTTCAATATGTTCTCGACTCTATAAAAACGGTTTACAGCGTTAAAAACGAACATGGCGAAATACGACGTGTAAATATTAACGTTGCTCCGCTTACAGTTGAAGAATTTAAACAGGCAAAAGATGCGAATATCGGAACCTATCAGATTTTTCAGGAAACCTACCATCGCGAAACGTATAACAAAGTTCATGTAGGCGGGAAAAAACGCGATTACAACTGGCGCACCTGGGCATTACACCGAGCTATGGAAGCCGGAATTGACGATGTCGGAATTGGTGTATTACTTGGACTGTTCGACTATCGTTTTGAGTTGCTGGCCACAATGCAACATATTTTTGAGTTGGAAGATAAATTTGGCGTTGGTCCGCACACCATAAGTGTTCCGCGCATGGAACCTGCAACCAACAGCGACATTGCATCGCATCCGCCGTTTCCGGTTTCTGATATCGACTTCAGGAAAATGGTAGCTATTTTACGATTGGCAGTTCCGTACACCGGCATTATCATGTCGACCCGCGAAACAGCACAAATGCGCCGCGATACTTTTGCGCTGGGAGTTAGCCAAATTTCGGCCGGAAGTAAAACGAATCCCGGTGGTTATGGAGAAACTTCAGAAGACGATCCATCAAGCCAGTTTTGTTTGGGCGATCACCGTCCGCTCGATGAAGTGATCCGCGATGTGGCGTCAATGGGTTACATTCCATCGTTCTGTACGGCTTGTTATCGTTTGGGTAGAACAGGACAGGATTTTATGGATCTGGCAAAACCCGGCGACATCCGTTTACACTGTGGCCCCAACGGACTCAGCTCATTTAAAGAATACCTGCAAAACTATGCATCGCCGGAAACCCGTGAAATTGGCGACAATCTAATTCGTGAAACAATTGCCGGATTGAGTGGTATTGCAAAACAACGCGCTGAAAAACTGGTAAAACGCGTTGAAGCCGGACGTGATGATGTTTATTGTTAAAACAGCTGCACCTTGATTCGCAAGATTTTCCTGATTACTTGATTCCATAATTAATTGTATTTTAGTGGGTAAACTTGTAGCTACACAAATGCAAATATGGAATTTGAAGAATTAACGCATAGAATTATCGGTTGTGCCATGCAGGTTCACCGAACTTTAGGAAATGGTTTTCAGGAGGTAATCTACCAACGAGCATTGGCACTTGAATTTGACCACCAGGGAATTGAATACGATAGAGAAAAAGTAATGTCAATATATTACCGTGATTTAGAGATCGGAAAACGCAGGATCGATTTTTTTGTCGAAAATAAAATCATGGTAGAATTAAAAGCAGTTATAAATCTTGAAGATGTGCATCTGGCTCAGGCAATGAATTATCTTGAAGCTTATCATATGAAGATTGGTCTACTTATAAATTTTGGCAGCAAAAGCTTAACCTTTAAAAGAGTCCATAACAACAAAATCATGTAATCCAATAATCAAGCAAATCATGGTCAACACAAGAGAAGAAAGTGACTTTATTGGAAAAAAGCAACTACCTGCCGATGCGCTTTGGGGCATTCATACGGCTCGCGCGGTAGAGAATTTCCCCATCTCCGGTCAGAAGATTCATCCGGAGTTGATTAAAGCTTTTGGTGAAGTAAAACTGGCCTGCGCACAAACCAATAATACACTCGGCTTTTGGGAAAATCAATCAAAAGCTGAAGCCATTGAAAAGGCCGCTTTTGAAATGAGCCAGGGATTACTGAATGAGCACATTTTGGTGGATGCCATGCAGGGCGGTGCCGGAACGTCTACCAATATGAATGTGAACGAGGTGCTGGCCAATCGCGCACTTCAAATTCTTGGAAAAGAACCAGGTGATTATGCTGCTGTTTCCCCACTTGACGACATCAACCTGCACCAAAGTACGAACGACACCTATCCTACTGCACTTAAGGTTGCCGCCATCCGTTTGTTACGCAAACTGGAACACAATGTACTGAATCTGCAAGAGGCTTTTCAGCAAAAGGAAAAAGAGTTTGCACACATCGTAAAAATCGGGCGTACGCAG harbors:
- a CDS encoding GxxExxY protein — translated: MEFEELTHRIIGCAMQVHRTLGNGFQEVIYQRALALEFDHQGIEYDREKVMSIYYRDLEIGKRRIDFFVENKIMVELKAVINLEDVHLAQAMNYLEAYHMKIGLLINFGSKSLTFKRVHNNKIM
- the hydG gene encoding [FeFe] hydrogenase H-cluster radical SAM maturase HydG yields the protein MYNVPADFINEAKIWETLEQNKNPEPAQIKDVLAKAAEMKGLNLADVAVLAAINDPEMMAELFNTANTVKETIYGKRLVLFAPLYVSNLCKNECLYCAFRASNKGIVRHALSQEEIAKEVEILINQGHKRVLLVAGESYPDQDGFQYVLDSIKTVYSVKNEHGEIRRVNINVAPLTVEEFKQAKDANIGTYQIFQETYHRETYNKVHVGGKKRDYNWRTWALHRAMEAGIDDVGIGVLLGLFDYRFELLATMQHIFELEDKFGVGPHTISVPRMEPATNSDIASHPPFPVSDIDFRKMVAILRLAVPYTGIIMSTRETAQMRRDTFALGVSQISAGSKTNPGGYGETSEDDPSSQFCLGDHRPLDEVIRDVASMGYIPSFCTACYRLGRTGQDFMDLAKPGDIRLHCGPNGLSSFKEYLQNYASPETREIGDNLIRETIAGLSGIAKQRAEKLVKRVEAGRDDVYC